Proteins encoded by one window of Winogradskyella sp. PG-2:
- the rpiB gene encoding ribose 5-phosphate isomerase B translates to MNISIGNDHAGPDYKEAIVKHLESKGYSITNYGTDTIDSVDYPDFVHPVSNDVADNKVDFGILICGSANGVAMTANKHQKVRAGICWTKEITELTRQHNNANICCIPARFTALQQAIQIVDTFLETEFEGGRHQNRVDKIPLQC, encoded by the coding sequence ATGAACATCTCAATAGGAAACGATCATGCAGGTCCAGATTATAAAGAAGCTATTGTAAAACACCTAGAAAGTAAAGGATATAGTATTACCAATTATGGTACTGATACTATAGATAGTGTAGATTACCCAGATTTTGTACATCCTGTTTCAAATGATGTTGCTGATAATAAGGTAGATTTTGGAATTTTAATTTGTGGTAGTGCAAATGGTGTTGCAATGACAGCTAACAAGCATCAAAAAGTAAGAGCAGGTATTTGTTGGACTAAAGAGATTACCGAACTCACAAGACAACATAATAATGCAAATATTTGTTGTATTCCAGCACGTTTTACAGCATTACAACAAGCGATTCAAATTGTAGATACTTTTTTAGAAACTGAATTTGAAGGAGGTCGTCATCAAAACCGCGTTGATAAAATTCCATTACAGTGTTAA